One stretch of Oncorhynchus clarkii lewisi isolate Uvic-CL-2024 chromosome 1, UVic_Ocla_1.0, whole genome shotgun sequence DNA includes these proteins:
- the LOC139407415 gene encoding fibroblast growth factor 6-like: MAIAQRFLISMSYEASTHWTLTAIVLLGFIVGIVSSYPIPSRTNATLLEKRWETLFSRSILGISGEKSDLNWESDYLLGIKRVRRLYCNAGIGFHLQVLPDGRINGVHNENQYSLIEISTVERGVVSLYGVRSELFVAMNSRGRLYGTTVFHDECKFRESMLPNNYNAYESSVYRGSYIALNKHGRLKRGKKATTAMTVTHFLPRI; the protein is encoded by the exons ATGGCCATTGCGCAAAGGTTCCTCATCAGTATGTCCTACGAGGCCAGCACGCACTGGACGTTGACTGCGATTGTTCTCTTGGGGTTCATAGTAGGGATTGTGTCATCATATCCTATTCCGAGCAGGACAAATGCAACGTTATTGGAGAAAAGATGGGAGACCCTCTTCTCCCGCTCCATTCTGGGCATCTCGGGGGAGAAATCGGACCTGAACTGGGAGAGTGACTATTTGCTAGGTATCAAAAGAGTCAGGAGGCTCTACTGCAACGCGGGTATCGGGTTTCACCTCCAGGTCCTCCCAGACGGGAGGATAAATGGTGTACATAATGAAAACCAGTACA GTCTAATAGAGATCTCAACGGTAGAGCGAGGAGTGGTTAGCTTGTATGGGGTAAGGAGTGAGCTGTTTGTCGCAATGAATAGCCGAGGAAGGTTATACGGAACG ACAGTCTTCCATGATGAGTGCAAGTTCAGAGAGAGCATGCTGCCAAACAACTACAACGCCTATGAGTCTTCCGTTTACAGAGGCTCCTACATTGCTCTCAACAAGCATGGCCGTCTGAAGAGAGGCAAAAAGGCCACCACTGCCATGACTGTCACACACTTCCTCCCCAGAATATGA
- the LOC139407396 gene encoding solute carrier family 45 member 3-like, translating into MPGWRSQCRLVLLNSLTCGLEICVAAGITYVPPLLLEAGVEEQYMTMVLGIGPVLGLIFIPVIGSASDHCNSSYGRRRPFIWLLSLGVLLALLIIPHADLLAAYFTWGGRTLEVAFLILGVGLLDFCGQVCFTPLEALLSDLYRDEEDCNQAFAMFSFMVSLGGCVGYLLPALDWSRGLLSVYLGGQAECLFFMLILIFVISVLITMKVSEEPPCADVAALEPAPLLEAGRCGIPRSCCYLLKCKLRLLKSGPLLCLLRTFWSMTPAIYRSYCHVPQVMRQLCVAQLCSWMAVMSFMLFYTDFVGEGLYEGVPSAAPGTASRQRYDDGIRMGSLGLFLQCATSTVFSLLMSRLVRHFGSRRVYLSSMVSFTISALVICMSKSVVLVTVMSALTGFAYATLQTLPYTLTCHYHKEMEVYMPKKKTKNLLKYGIVIKQDSITHLTPVAEEGGLAHKLGGNNGHAFFSQDGSDYYPPPHGQNGSSHKATRPEQDEPEGYEKRGVGLDFAILDSTFLLSQVFPTLFMGMIVQFTKSVTAYMASSAIFGIIAIYLANHIIFDQKDLKS; encoded by the exons GTATCGGCCCAGTGTTAGGTCTCATCTTCATCCCTGTGATTGGCTCAGCCAGTGACCACTGCAACAGCAGCTATGGCCGCCGTCGGCCCTTCATCTGGCTGCTGTCCCTGGGTGTCCTCCTAGCCCTCCTCATCATCCCCCATGCCGACCTGCTGGCTGCCTACTTCACCTGGGGCGGACGCACCCTAGAAGTGGCCTTCCTCATCCTCGGTGTGGGCCTGCTTGACTTCTGTGGCCAGGTGTGCTTCACGCCTCTAGAGGCGCTCCTCTCGGACCTGTACCGCGACGAGGAGGACTGCAACCAGGCCTTCGCCATGTTCTCCTTTATGGTTAGCCTCGGGGGCTGTGTGGGCTACCTGCTGCCTGCGCTGGACTGGAGCCGGGGCCTGCTGTCCGTCTACCTGGGCGGCCAGGCAGAGTGCCTCTTCTTCATGCTCATCCTCATCTTCGTGATCAGCGTGCTGATCACCATGAAGGTGTCGGAGGAGCCACCGTGTGCTGATGTGGCGGCCCTGGAGCCAGCTCCTCTCCTGGAGGCGGGCCGCTGCGGCATTCCACGTTCCTGCTGCTACCTGCTCAAATGCAAACTGCGGCTGCTCAAGTCGGGCCCGCTGCTGTGCCTGCTGAGGACGTTCTGGTCCATGACGCCAGCCATCTACCGCAGCTACTGCCACGTGCCCCAGGTAATGAGGCAGCTGTGCGTGGCCCAGCTCTGCAGCTGGATGGCCGTCATGTCCTTTATGCTCTTCTACACAGACTTTGTGGGGGAGGGGCTGTACGAGGGCGTGCCCAGTGCCGCTCCCGGAACCGCCTCCAGGCAGCGCTACGACGACG GCATCCGTATGGGCAGCCTGGGCCTGTTCCTGCAGTGTGCTACCTCTACTGTCTTCTCCCTGCTCATGAGCCGACTGGTCCGCCATTTTGGCTCGCGCCGGGTCTACCTGAGCAGCATGGTGAGCTTCACCATCTCTGCCCTGGTCATCTGTATGTCCAAGAGTGTGGTCCTGGTCACCGTGATGTCGGCTCTGACCGGCTTTGCCTATGCCACGCTGCAGACGCTGCCATACACCCTCACCTGCCACTACCACAAGGAAATGGAG GTTTACATgccaaaaaagaaaacaaaaaacttGCTTAAGTACGGGATTGTGATCAAGCAGGACTCGATCACGCATTTGACACCCGTGGCTGAGGAGGGGGGACTGGCCCACAAACTGGGGGGCAACAACGGGCATGCCTTCTTCAGCCAAGACGGTTCAGACTACTACCCCCCTCCCCACGGCCAGAATGGGTCGTCCCACAAAGCCACGCGCCCCGAGCAGGATGAGCCAGAGGGCTACGAGAAGCGCGGCGTAGGGTTGGACTTTGCCATCCTGGATAgcaccttcctcctctctcagGTCTTTCCCACTCTCTTCATGGGCATGATCGTTCAGTTCACAAAGTCTGTCACTGCCTATATGGCCTCCTCCGCCATCTTTGGCATCATCGCCATCTATCTGGCCAACCACATCATCTTTGACCAAAAGGACCTCAAGAGCTGA